TCTCCTTCCTCTTCTCTTGTTTTTATAAAAGGAATTAATAACTCTTTTATCTTATCTAATATAAATTTACTATACTCATCTTCATCTATCTCAAAATCATTTTTCTTGATCACATTTAAATTTCTAACTAAAATATCCATTTTATTACTGAATTTTTCATTGAAATCCTGTTCCATTTCAAGTAATACTTTCATATAGCCTTTACTTTGTTCTTTATCATAATCAAAAAGCTTTCCTAAATCTCTTAAATCATTAAACTCAATTTTTAAATCCAATGACCCTCTACTTACCTTAGAGGCTATCTCTGTTCTTATTGCCCCTTCTAAAAAATTAAGATTATATGGAAGTTTTATTTTTAAATTTAAATTTTTATTATTTACACTTTTAAGCTCCATGTTCAAAGCATATTTATCATCTTGATAAGCTAACTTTGAATATCCTGTCATACTTCTCATTTTAACCTCCAGAAAGATAAAACAGATATAG
This Candidatus Fusobacterium pullicola DNA region includes the following protein-coding sequences:
- a CDS encoding YicC family protein, producing MRSMTGYSKLAYQDDKYALNMELKSVNNKNLNLKIKLPYNLNFLEGAIRTEIASKVSRGSLDLKIEFNDLRDLGKLFDYDKEQSKGYMKVLLEMEQDFNEKFSNKMDILVRNLNVIKKNDFEIDEDEYSKFILDKIKELLIPFIKTREEEGERLRNYFFERIEILEANIDEIKKYKDQVVDIYRSKLLERLEKIKGNIEFKEEDILKEILLFTDKSDISEEISRLDSHMEQLKKELSSKGVAVGKKIDFILQEIYRELNTTGVKSNLYEISKLIVECKNELEKIREQSMNIE